The nucleotide sequence CAGCTGCACCTTGGAGCCAAGGCGTTCACTCAGCTGCGCCCAAGCGTCCCAGTCGTCTTCTGCCACGCCGTCTTCGATGCTGACGATGGGGTACTTCTCGCACAGGGCGGCGTAGACATCGACTAGCTCCTTCGCCGCCAGAGTCTTCTTGTCGAAGGTGTACTTGCCGTCCTTGTAGAACTCGCTGGCGGCGGCATCCAGGGCTAGTGCGACCTGCTTGCCCGGGGCGTAGCCTGCTGCCTCGATTGCGGAAACGATGCGGGCCAAGGCCTGCTCGTTGGACTCCAGGCGCGGAGCGAAGCCACCTTCGTCACCCACCGCCGTCGTCAGCTTGTCCTTCTTCAGGTTGGCCTTCAACGCATGGAAGACCTCGGTGCCGGCGCGCAGCGCGTCCGCGAAGTCATCGAACCCCAGCGGCACGATCATGAACTCTTGCACTTCGAGGCCGTTGTCGGCGTGGGTACCGCCGTTGACGATATTCATCAGTGGCGTGGGCAGTACGCGGGCGGCAGCACCGCCCAGGTAGCGCCAGAGCGGCAGTCCAACGGTCTCCGCACCAGCGCGTGCCGCCGCCAAGCTGACGGCCAGGATGGCGTTCGCGCCGAGCTTGCCCTTGTTCGGCGTGCCGTCCAGCTCCAGCATGCGCTGATCGATGTCCACTTGCTCGAGGCAAGACAGACCCATCAGCGCCGGCGCGATCACGTCATTGACGTTCTCGATCGCTTTGAGCACGCCCTTGCCACCGAATCGCGCCTTGTCGCCGTCACGCAGCTCCAAAGCTTCGTGTTCACCCGTGGAAGCGCCGCTGGGCACTGCCGCGCGACCCTCGCCTGCAGTGGTGACGACTTCGGCCTCCAAGGTGGGGTTGCCTCGGGAGTCCAGGATTTCGCGCGCGTGGATGTGGAGTATTTCCGCCATGGGCGGCGGATAGCATTTCTGCGCGCCGGCTGCCGGCTATTGTCGAACGTCCGTGGCGCGTTCCCACGCCTTCGCGTCGCGGAAGATCCGCACCAGCTCCGCATCCACGTGCCCGTCCTTGACCTCCAAATTCAGGATGTCCAGGGCCTTTTCCAAGGGTACTGCACGTTTGTAGGGGCGGTCGCTGGCAGTCAACGCATCGAAGATGTCGCTGATGGTCATCATCTTGGACTGCAGTGGGATTTCCGCTGCGTGAAGTCGATGGGGGTATCCAGTACCGTTGAGCCGCTCGTGGTGAGCGCCGGCGATCACCGCTACTCGCGAGAAGGTTTTGCCCCAGGGGATCTTCGAGAGAAAGCGGAAGGTGTGAGTCACGTGACTCCGAATCTCGTCGAACTCTTCCGGTGTGAGTGAGCCTCGCAT is from Polyangiaceae bacterium and encodes:
- the eno gene encoding phosphopyruvate hydratase, which produces MAEILHIHAREILDSRGNPTLEAEVVTTAGEGRAAVPSGASTGEHEALELRDGDKARFGGKGVLKAIENVNDVIAPALMGLSCLEQVDIDQRMLELDGTPNKGKLGANAILAVSLAAARAGAETVGLPLWRYLGGAAARVLPTPLMNIVNGGTHADNGLEVQEFMIVPLGFDDFADALRAGTEVFHALKANLKKDKLTTAVGDEGGFAPRLESNEQALARIVSAIEAAGYAPGKQVALALDAAASEFYKDGKYTFDKKTLAAKELVDVYAALCEKYPIVSIEDGVAEDDWDAWAQLSERLGSKVQLVGDDLFVTNPKRLSRGIDQHIANSILIKLNQIGSLTETLDTIRMAGNAGYTSVISHRSGETEDAFIADLAVATNAGQIKTGSLSRSDRIAKYNQLLRIAEELDEAQVYSGRSPFARFGA